A window from Lactiplantibacillus pentosus encodes these proteins:
- a CDS encoding nucleoside 2-deoxyribosyltransferase yields MSTRIKSDNPTIYLAGPWFTAGQPERLAKIEKLMDDLEITYYSPRLDGIDLTPDATEADRNAVFADNVAHLKQAKLVVAVVDGFDTGTIWETGTAYGLDIPVAYYGETLAEGTFNVMLAKSGKAVVENMADLKAFLQDPTSDAFQYTGTIR; encoded by the coding sequence ATGAGTACACGAATTAAGAGTGACAACCCAACGATTTATTTAGCTGGACCATGGTTTACGGCCGGCCAACCAGAACGACTAGCTAAGATTGAAAAATTGATGGACGATTTAGAAATTACTTATTACAGTCCCCGGCTCGATGGAATCGATTTGACGCCGGATGCGACCGAAGCGGACCGGAACGCGGTATTTGCGGATAACGTGGCGCATTTGAAGCAGGCCAAACTAGTGGTGGCCGTCGTTGATGGCTTTGATACCGGGACGATTTGGGAGACGGGTACGGCGTATGGCTTGGATATCCCAGTGGCTTACTATGGTGAAACCTTAGCAGAAGGGACATTCAACGTCATGTTGGCGAAGTCAGGCAAGGCCGTCGTTGAAAATATGGCCGATTTAAAGGCCTTTTTGCAGGACCCAACGTCGGATGCCTTCCAATATACCGGCACGATTCGGTAA
- a CDS encoding glycerol dehydrogenase translates to MSEDLMFVSPDKYIQGAGLLEHSASYINALGSHPLIMADALIWKIVGEDFATYLSQHDFDVTRVTFNGEASVQEIARITQIAKDNHNDIIIGLGGGKTLDTSKGIAEEVGAKLVIAPTAASADAPTAGLSVLYTEEGSFDQYKFYQRHSDLVLMDTQVIANAPVRTLISGIADAMATNIEAKATAQSHGTTMGNGAATFTGRAIAAECERVIWKYAYEAVESNVQHIVTPALDAIVEANTLLSGLGFENGGLAAAHAIHNGFTAVKGDVHHLTHGEKVAFGTMVELVLQGTSHEELNRYIEFYLTLGLPITLEATHLDQLSDEEMLQIGKMATMPDETMKNMPFKVTPREVVNAMKAASTFAHTYEATHTIKPILPAK, encoded by the coding sequence ATGAGTGAAGATTTAATGTTTGTTAGCCCCGATAAGTATATTCAAGGTGCCGGACTCTTGGAACATTCCGCAAGCTATATCAACGCCCTCGGGAGCCATCCGTTGATCATGGCCGACGCGCTGATTTGGAAAATCGTCGGTGAAGACTTCGCGACTTACTTGAGCCAACACGATTTTGACGTCACACGGGTCACCTTTAATGGTGAAGCCTCAGTTCAAGAAATCGCGCGGATCACACAGATTGCCAAGGATAACCATAACGATATTATTATCGGTCTCGGCGGCGGCAAGACTCTCGATACTAGTAAAGGGATCGCTGAAGAAGTGGGTGCCAAGTTAGTCATCGCGCCGACTGCGGCTTCAGCGGATGCACCAACCGCGGGCTTATCAGTGCTCTATACTGAAGAAGGTAGCTTCGACCAATACAAGTTCTATCAACGTCACAGCGACTTAGTCTTAATGGACACGCAAGTCATTGCTAACGCGCCAGTCCGGACACTTATCTCTGGGATTGCTGACGCGATGGCCACTAATATTGAAGCGAAGGCGACCGCGCAATCCCACGGCACAACGATGGGCAACGGTGCCGCTACCTTTACTGGTCGGGCAATTGCGGCCGAATGCGAACGCGTCATTTGGAAGTACGCCTATGAAGCCGTAGAATCCAACGTCCAACACATTGTAACGCCGGCACTTGACGCCATCGTCGAAGCCAACACCCTACTCTCTGGGCTCGGATTTGAAAATGGTGGTTTAGCGGCTGCCCACGCCATTCATAATGGCTTCACCGCCGTTAAGGGTGACGTCCATCATTTGACTCACGGCGAGAAAGTGGCCTTTGGTACCATGGTTGAACTCGTATTACAGGGTACTTCACACGAAGAACTCAATCGCTACATTGAATTCTACTTGACCCTTGGCTTACCAATCACGCTAGAGGCGACCCATCTCGATCAACTATCCGATGAAGAAATGCTGCAAATTGGTAAGATGGCGACAATGCCTGACGAAACCATGAAGAACATGCCTTTCAAAGTCACCCCACGTGAAGTGGTCAACGCCATGAAGGCTGCATCGACCTTCGCCCACACTTACGAAGCCACCCATACGATCAAACCAATCTTGCCGGCTAAGTAA